Proteins from one Acropora muricata isolate sample 2 chromosome 9, ASM3666990v1, whole genome shotgun sequence genomic window:
- the LOC136929486 gene encoding protein AKTIP homolog, protein MLNPSHLLRKKLFLGDLDESQGEKSQSKTGSKSTGMPSQSDGDEISPRNKRKSLPPVPSPEEEKSMNLSVAKQRSPGSNPPQVRAYGPYFLEYTLMTEYNQLRIQRIPGVYVLPAAKSPLIWYGVIFIRMGSYQDGIFKFVMTIPENFPDGDCPSLIFKPPVYHPVVNVDTGELDVKRNFPKWRKNINHLFQVLLYARRIFYKIDLKDPLNSEAAQLYDNDRDTFKQKVNASLRTCLNELHLPLADDPHAIRFIELSPDRHDEIKSQIIENQSKPESLPTANAHKSGLSWMKKDSNQIFSKQES, encoded by the exons ATGTTGAACCCTTCTCATCTATTGCGAAAGAAG CTCTTTCTAGGCGATCTAGATGAAAGTCAAGGTGAAAAGTCACAATCGAAAACCGGCTCAAAATCTACCGGTATGCCATCTCAAAGTGATGGTGACGAGATCTCTCCAAGGAACAAGAGAAAGTCGTTACCGCCAGTTCCTTCTCCGGAAGAGGAAAAATCCATGAATCTTTCAGTTGCAAAGCAGCGATCTCCAGGCTCCAATCCACCGCAAGTCAGGGCATATGGACCTTATTTTCTCGAGTACACGCTCATGACAGAATA TAACCAGCTCCGAATTCAAAGAATTCCTGGTGTTTATGTTCTCCCAGCTGCCAAGTCTCCTCTGA tCTGGTATGGTGTAATATTTATTAGGATGGGTTCTTATCAAGATGGTATTTTCAAGTTTGTGATGACTATTCCAGAAAATTTCCCAGATGGAGATTGTCCT AGTTTGATCTTCAAACCCCCTGTATATCACCCTGTTGTAAATGTGGATACTGGAGAACTTGatgtcaaaagaaattttccaaaatggag GAAAAATATTAATCATTTGTTTCAAGTGCTGCTGTATGCTAGAAGAATATTTTACAAAATTGATTTGAAGGATCCACTTAATTCTGAAGCTGCTCAGCT ATATGACAATGATCGAGATACCTTTAAGCAAAAAGTGAATGCATCATTACGAACGTGTCTCAACGAGCTTCATTTACCTCTGGCAGATGACCCCCATGCAATAAG GTTTATTGAACTTAGCCCTGATAGACATGATGAAATCAAGAGCCAAATAATTGAGAATCAG AGTAAACCTGAGTCCCTCCCAACTGCTAATGCACACAAGTCAGGATTATCATGGATGAAGAAAGATTCCAATCAAATCTTCAGTAAACAAGAAAGCTAG
- the LOC136929485 gene encoding cyclin-D1-binding protein 1 homolog → MAASEIAVALQSLIDTLELCAGKIKEGSLGQVMEDLELSFSLEEFWLKLGMTTRAVSKEATKLTVSFSKPPAPSVDELQCLLTGFETSVIAMLTIFRSLPLSQGRSLYKKLQESVITVVEDCQALTVSFIKEGCSSVACAKTKSTGTLWEHCDNFQNLPKDNKHAVIAVLHSNSELVKDALSELSEAQKSNGCQSDDDEDKDSNKKGWSDEDRLLVPPCIGLVKACRSCIKKVTSAIQTSGQVTSTENIQQLDEIADEILRTSPRVDDLVLSLYWPMNHQNVLESATKLSQQLKDLLEKARNSHFTVDSDLSWLDFLTKAIDHNFDKLVILLKERGGTDA, encoded by the exons ATGGCTGCTTCCGAGATAGCAGTCGCCCTTCAGTCTCTTATAGATACCCTGGAACTTTGCGCAGGAAAAATAAAAG AGGGAAGCCTGGGCCAAGTTATGGAGGACTTGGAGCTGAGCTTTTCTTTGGAGGAATTCTGGTTGAAATTAg GCATGACAACTAGAGCAGTTTCAAAAGAAGCCACTAAATTGACTGTGTCCTTTTCCAAGCCACCTGCACCATCTGTTGAT GAATTGCAGTGCTTATTGACTGGATTTGAGACATCAGTTATAGCTATGTTGACAATTTTTCGATCCTTGCCACTCTCAcaag GCCGAAGTCTTTACAAGAAGCTTCAAGAATCTGTCATCACTGTGGTAGAGGACTGTCAAGCACTGACTGTGTCATTTATCAAAGAGGGCTGCTCAAG TGTTGCTTGTGCTAAGACAAAGTCAACTGGGACGTTATGGGAACACTGcgataattttcaaaatcttccgAAAG ATAATAAACATGCAGTCATTGCAGTGTTGCATTCTAACTCTGAGCTTGTAAAGGATGCTCTTTCTGAGCTGAGTGAG GCACAGAAGAGTAATGGATGtcaaagtgatgatgatgaggataaAGATAGCAATAAAAAGGGCTGGTCAGATGAAGACAGATTACTTGTTCCTCCATGCATTGGACTTGTAAAA GCATGTCGATCGTGTATCAAGAAAGTTACTTCAGCTATTCAGACTTCAGGCCAAGTAACATCAACAGAAAATATTCAACAATTAGATGAAATTGCAGACGAAATCCTCAGAACAAGCCCGAG AGTTGACGACTTAGTTTTGAGTCTTTATTGGCCAATGAATCATCAGAATGTATTAGAATCT GCGACAAAACTTTCTCAACAGTTAAAAGACTTGTTGGAGAAAGCAAG AAATTCTCATTTTACGGTGGATTCAGACTTGTCCTGGTTGGACTTTTTGACGAAGGCAATTGATCATAATTTCGATAAACTTGTGATCCTTTTGAAAGAGCGCGGAGGAACAGACGCATGA
- the LOC136929982 gene encoding uncharacterized protein: MATLSIVSLLSFFLEEKKSIKKGENDFKSDHIEAFTYQQGVLRGEVHASMKQKVYKVTIYLDEEQEIKSTECECPRGAFKCNHAAALFIHGIHNLSRTDVECQWRKRKANTSLSTQAVTEMFPPPKKYSALSIKPTQADRSSLYEDLKEYRRFTGLCWLISPEPPLARCQVQGELYFSQRNFCYFVVWTTKDIAIVKIERDETSRIRSRENCTSHRGISAILWYGLLRI; this comes from the exons ATGGCCACGCTCTCGATCGTTtcgcttctttctttcttcttagaagaaaagaaatcaataaagaaGGGGGAAAACGACTTTAAATCAGATCACATTGAGGCATTTACTTACCAGCAGGGTGTTTTACGAGGAGAAGTACACGCAAGCATGAAACAGAAGGTTTATAAAGTGACG ATTTACTTGGACGAAGAACAAGAGATAAAATCAACCGAGTGTGAATGTCCAAGAGGCGCGTTTAAATGCAACCACGCAGCAGCCCTCTTTATTCATGGTATTCACAACCTGAGTCGAACCGACGTCGAATGCCAATGGCGGAAACGAAAGGCAAATACATCGCTTTCAACTCAAGCGGTCACTGAAATGTTCCCCCCGCCTAAAAAGTATTCTGCTCTGTCGATAAAGCCGACACAAGCTGACCGTTCCTCATTGTACGAAGACCTGAAGGAGTATAGGCGGTTTACTGGACTCTGCTGGCTAATCAGCCCTGAACCACCTCTTGCGAGGTGTCAGGTCCAGGGAGAACTGTACTTCTCACAGAGGAATTTCTGCTATTTTGTGGTATGGACTACTAAGGATATAGCTATTGTAAAAATAGAAAGGGATGAAACATCACGCATCAGGTCCAGGGAGAACTGTACTTCTCACAGA